A single genomic interval of Juglans regia cultivar Chandler chromosome 1, Walnut 2.0, whole genome shotgun sequence harbors:
- the LOC109020336 gene encoding NAC domain-containing protein 100-like isoform X2, translating to MGETEWYFFCVRDRKYPTGLRTNRATDSGYWKATGKDKEIYRGKALVGMKKTLVFYKGRAPKGEKTNWVMHEYRLEGKYSAYNLPKTANNEWVICRVFKKISAGKKTHVSELGSPNSYANESHPSVLPQLVNSSPYSNERRTSFGETSHVTCFSDSMKDHKIKEDMVESFDTPFLAASSSSNPSYISSAPNSSGHLSNTGTLHYPDTLFMHEQYSVLRMMLESNAPDMKRNEKVEFSPETGFSTDMSSAVSNHDMAQKSFEDQEDPSTSAGPGPVDIACLWSY from the exons ATGGGTGAGACGGAATGGTATTTCTTCTGTGTAAGAGACAGAAAGTACCCAACTGGCTTAAGGACGAACAGGGCTACCGATTCTGGGTATTGGAAAGCCACAGGCAAAGACAAGGAGATATATAGGGGGAAAGCACTGGTTGGGAtgaagaaaaccctagttttCTACAAGGGAAGGGCTCCCAAAGGAGAAAAAACCAATTGGGTCATGCATGAATACAGACTGGAAGGGAAATATTCTGCATACAATCTCCCCAAAACAGCCAAC AATGAGTGGGTTATCTGCAGAGTCTTCAAGAAGATCTCAGCTGGGAAGAAAACTCACGTTTCAGAGTTGGGTAGCCCGAACTCCTATGCGAACGAGTCGCATCCTTCAGTGTTGCCGCAGTTGGTAAATTCATCTCCGTACAGCAACgaaagaagaaccagttttggcGAGACGTCTCACGTGACCTGCTTCTCCGATTCAATGAAGGACCACAAGATCAAAGAAGACATGGTTGAGAGCTTCGACACTCCTTTCTTAGCCGCCTCATCTTCCTCAAACCCGTCTTATATTTCTTCTGCTCCCAACTCATCCGGCCACTTGTCAAACACCGGAACTTTGCACTACCCAGATACCCTGTTCATGCACGAGCAGTACTCCGTATTGAGGATGATGCTCGAAAGCAATGCTCCAGACATGAAGCGGAATGAAAAAGTAGAGTTCTCGCCCGAAACCGGCTTTAGTACCGATATGTCTTCGGCGGTGTCCAACCACGATATGGCTCAAAAGtcttttgaagatcaagaggaTCCGTCAACTTCTGCTGGACCAGGACCAGTAGACATTGCTTGTCTATGGAGTTACTAA
- the LOC109020336 gene encoding NAC domain-containing protein 100-like isoform X1, with protein sequence MENVSSLGKEEEQIELPPGFRFHPTDEELITHYLSQKVLNTKFSARAVGEVDLNKSEPWELPWKAKMGETEWYFFCVRDRKYPTGLRTNRATDSGYWKATGKDKEIYRGKALVGMKKTLVFYKGRAPKGEKTNWVMHEYRLEGKYSAYNLPKTANNEWVICRVFKKISAGKKTHVSELGSPNSYANESHPSVLPQLVNSSPYSNERRTSFGETSHVTCFSDSMKDHKIKEDMVESFDTPFLAASSSSNPSYISSAPNSSGHLSNTGTLHYPDTLFMHEQYSVLRMMLESNAPDMKRNEKVEFSPETGFSTDMSSAVSNHDMAQKSFEDQEDPSTSAGPGPVDIACLWSY encoded by the exons ATGGAAAACGTTTCCAGCcttggaaaagaagaagaacaaatcGAATTGCCGCCAGGTTTTCGATTTCACCCGACTGATGAAGAACTTATAACTCACTACCTATCCCAAAAGGTTCTGAACACAAAATTCTCGGCTAGAGCAGTTGGCGAGGTTGATCTGAACAAGAGTGAGCCTTGGGAGTTGCCAT GGAAGGCTAAAATGGGTGAGACGGAATGGTATTTCTTCTGTGTAAGAGACAGAAAGTACCCAACTGGCTTAAGGACGAACAGGGCTACCGATTCTGGGTATTGGAAAGCCACAGGCAAAGACAAGGAGATATATAGGGGGAAAGCACTGGTTGGGAtgaagaaaaccctagttttCTACAAGGGAAGGGCTCCCAAAGGAGAAAAAACCAATTGGGTCATGCATGAATACAGACTGGAAGGGAAATATTCTGCATACAATCTCCCCAAAACAGCCAAC AATGAGTGGGTTATCTGCAGAGTCTTCAAGAAGATCTCAGCTGGGAAGAAAACTCACGTTTCAGAGTTGGGTAGCCCGAACTCCTATGCGAACGAGTCGCATCCTTCAGTGTTGCCGCAGTTGGTAAATTCATCTCCGTACAGCAACgaaagaagaaccagttttggcGAGACGTCTCACGTGACCTGCTTCTCCGATTCAATGAAGGACCACAAGATCAAAGAAGACATGGTTGAGAGCTTCGACACTCCTTTCTTAGCCGCCTCATCTTCCTCAAACCCGTCTTATATTTCTTCTGCTCCCAACTCATCCGGCCACTTGTCAAACACCGGAACTTTGCACTACCCAGATACCCTGTTCATGCACGAGCAGTACTCCGTATTGAGGATGATGCTCGAAAGCAATGCTCCAGACATGAAGCGGAATGAAAAAGTAGAGTTCTCGCCCGAAACCGGCTTTAGTACCGATATGTCTTCGGCGGTGTCCAACCACGATATGGCTCAAAAGtcttttgaagatcaagaggaTCCGTCAACTTCTGCTGGACCAGGACCAGTAGACATTGCTTGTCTATGGAGTTACTAA